In the Deferribacter desulfuricans SSM1 genome, ATTGTGTTAGTTATATGGGCTAACAAGCCTGTGTATAAAACTTTGTATTCAAATTTATCATCAGATGATGCAGCAAAAATTGTTGAAGAATTAAAAGCAAATAAAATTCCTTATGAACTTAAAGATAATGGGAAAACTATTTTAGTCCCAGAAAAAAATGTTTATGAACTAAGGTTAAATCTTGCACAAAAGGGTTTGCCTTCTGGTGGTGGTGCAGGTTTTGAATTGTTTGATAAATCTTCATTTGGTATCTCAGAATTTGCTCAAAATGTTAATTATCAGCGAGCATTACAAGGTGAATTAGCAAGGACAATTAAAAGTTTAGATGAAGTAGAAGATGCAAGAGTCCATTTAACTTTACCAAAAGAGAGGATATTTGTATCTGAGGAGAGTTCACCTAAGGCGACGGTAGTACTAAAGTTTAGAAATGGTGCAAATATTAGTCGTGAAAATATAAAAGCGATTGCTTCTTTGGTTGCTGGGGCAGTAAAAGGGCTTACAATTGATAATGTGCAGGTTGTGGATACAAAAGGGAGGCTTTTGAGTGAATTTTTATCTAAGGATTATGAGCCTCTTTTATTAACCCAAACTCAGTTGGAATATCAAAAGCATATAGAAAAGAATCTTGAAAGTAAAATAAATTCGATTTTGTCTAGAGTATTAGGTCCAGATAATGCTGTTGCTAAAGTTACAGCTGATATAGATTTTACTAAAAAAGTTGTTTCTAAAGAAGAATATGATCCAAATCCTGTTTTGAGATCTCAGCAAACAGTAGAAATTGAAAGTAAAAATACTCCAAATGCTCCAGGGGGGACACCGGGAGTATCTTCCAATTTAGCAGAACCAAACAACATAAATAATGGCTCTAACTCTGAGTATTCAAAAGCTGAGACTACCCAGAATTTTGAAGTGGGCAAAACTGTTACTAAAGAGGAAAAGCCAATAGGCGTAGTAAAAAAGATAACAGTTGCAGTTTTGTTAAA is a window encoding:
- the fliF gene encoding flagellar basal-body MS-ring/collar protein FliF: MALKDFINQFKAVFNSLSLIQKVSIVTATVAVFLTIIVLVIWANKPVYKTLYSNLSSDDAAKIVEELKANKIPYELKDNGKTILVPEKNVYELRLNLAQKGLPSGGGAGFELFDKSSFGISEFAQNVNYQRALQGELARTIKSLDEVEDARVHLTLPKERIFVSEESSPKATVVLKFRNGANISRENIKAIASLVAGAVKGLTIDNVQVVDTKGRLLSEFLSKDYEPLLLTQTQLEYQKHIEKNLESKINSILSRVLGPDNAVAKVTADIDFTKKVVSKEEYDPNPVLRSQQTVEIESKNTPNAPGGTPGVSSNLAEPNNINNGSNSEYSKAETTQNFEVGKTVTKEEKPIGVVKKITVAVLLNDKKVVKEEGKKSKIEYVKWTPEEIEKIKKLVESAAGIDVNRGDRIEVTNISFDTTHDLEVASFYNKQEKMSLIFTIAKYVLALLIVVLFYFLVVRPILKRLETVRETEEGTFVAAGATGKGESVDISIGEEIKFPKTIEELEKEIENELEESAPVDVDTVKTKVMLKKLEEAANEDPETIANLIKVWIKGGS